From the genome of Arthrobacter sp. SLBN-122:
GAGGGCTGCGCGTTTCGGTCGCTGACGGATGGCATCTCGACAGATGGTCCAATGGGCCGGGCGTTCCTGACGATAGCGTCAGCGTTCTCTACCCTAGAACGAGACCAGAATATCGCGCGCACTTCGGCGGGGCTAGCAGCAGCCCGCGCAAGGGGTCGCGTGGGTGGCAGGAAGCCGTCACTCACCGTAGGGCAGGCACAGCAGGTCAAGGCGCTCTACGAGGCAAAGATGTCCGTCACGTCGATTGCCGCGACGATGGGCGTTTCACGACAGACCATCTACCGCTACCTCGAATTACAGAACGAATCGGTTTCGATCTAGCTCTCGGGTAGGCCTAGTTCTTTACCAGCGACAGCCGAGCAGTGCCGGGTTTTCTCAGTTCCTCCTTCTCTAGGTTCACCCATTCGATCCATTTGATGCGCTTCGCGTTCAGGGTATTGCTGTGCCCGGTCTTTTGGCTCGGGCCGGGGTACGGCTGACTCTTGCCGATGATGATCGCTTCGATACCCAGCCTGATGCGCTCGTGCTGCTGACTCTTAGATAGGGTCTTCCAAAATTCCGCTACGTCCATTAGCTGCGCATTGGTTGTTGCATGGTCCCGGAGTGCAGCGATTTCCTCAGTGATAACACCCACTCTGACGTCGATGTCTGAGCGGTTCCGTTTCAATTCCTCTGCTGACATTTCCCTATCAGCACGCATGATCAGCATGCTGTCGAGCCTTGCGGCAAGCTTTGCCCTCTCATTCTCGAGCTGAATTATGGTGGAGTCGTTGTTAGCATTGTTTGCATTCTTGCCAATTCGACCGTCCATCATCTC
Proteins encoded in this window:
- a CDS encoding recombinase family protein, which gives rise to MGLLGYARVSTFEQNLDLQLDALKEAGCVKIYSDKGISGAKAERPGLDEMLRNLRPGDTIVVWKLDRIARNTLNLLTLVEKLDAEGCAFRSLTDGISTDGPMGRAFLTIASAFSTLERDQNIARTSAGLAAARARGRVGGRKPSLTVGQAQQVKALYEAKMSVTSIAATMGVSRQTIYRYLELQNESVSI